Proteins encoded by one window of Halobacteriovorax sp. GB3:
- a CDS encoding CBS domain-containing protein → MVNYTPKLEPTQSSIDQQTNLTAKDFMLTSSLTVPIDMNVVEALHLICEHNVSGVPVVDKDQKILGYLSGKDCLKYVLDMKYYNESPGIVGDYMAKSLITLKPTDTLMYTVELFIKNHFQTYPVVDDGILVGTVTRAQVMDQIRKMGQTSW, encoded by the coding sequence ATGGTTAATTACACACCGAAACTGGAGCCTACTCAAAGCTCAATCGATCAACAGACGAACTTGACGGCAAAGGACTTTATGCTGACATCGAGTTTGACTGTTCCTATCGATATGAACGTCGTTGAGGCCTTACATTTAATTTGTGAACACAATGTTTCAGGGGTACCAGTGGTTGATAAAGATCAAAAAATACTTGGTTATCTCTCAGGTAAGGATTGCCTAAAATATGTTCTTGATATGAAATACTACAATGAATCTCCTGGCATTGTTGGGGATTATATGGCCAAGAGTCTCATTACTTTGAAGCCTACTGATACATTGATGTACACCGTAGAGCTCTTCATTAAAAATCATTTTCAAACTTATCCCGTTGTCGACGATGGAATTCTTGTCGGCACGGTGACCAGAGCTCAAGTCATGGACCAGATAAGAAAAATGGGTCAGACGAGCTGGTAA
- a CDS encoding DUF6436 domain-containing protein has protein sequence MKFFVFLHLLLLINTVSAREVLTFKAYSEKKQNLEVVSLVGKAHVIFFSSIDCPCSDSHMAHFNELKKKYPQVEFLAINVNDYNENKEQISAYYKEKSPSLNWYWDKGFKVSDLFKAVKTPHVFLLNEKGQIIYHGGVSNSSNFPKASKFYLQDALADLKANRDVKKKFARALGCYIAR, from the coding sequence ATGAAATTCTTTGTATTTTTACACTTACTTTTATTGATAAATACTGTCAGTGCGCGGGAAGTTCTCACCTTTAAGGCCTACAGTGAAAAAAAGCAGAATCTTGAGGTCGTTTCTCTTGTGGGAAAGGCACACGTCATCTTCTTTTCATCGATTGATTGCCCATGTTCGGACTCACACATGGCCCATTTTAATGAGTTGAAAAAGAAGTATCCACAGGTGGAATTTTTGGCCATCAATGTGAATGACTATAACGAAAACAAAGAACAGATTAGTGCTTATTATAAAGAAAAATCTCCATCTTTAAATTGGTATTGGGATAAGGGCTTTAAAGTCTCAGATCTTTTTAAAGCTGTTAAGACACCCCATGTTTTCCTTTTGAACGAAAAGGGACAAATCATCTATCACGGTGGTGTTTCTAACTCATCAAATTTTCCAAAGGCATCGAAGTTTTATCTTCAAGACGCTCTGGCCGATTTAAAAGCAAATAGAGATGTTAAAAAGAAATTTGCTCGGGCCTTGGGCTGCTATATAGCGAGGTAG
- a CDS encoding FecR family protein, whose product MKLTTVCMILLLPLSVMALEESNDSTGPQQNDSSAKLSETSSREPAAESNQNSKQTPQDEINKENEDSKKQPDKAKEKRDPKLDAPMAIASIVRGEVFIVHKKKDESNQDTEELKEIKKDDPLNEGDLVRTGSASFLRLKMKDETILNIGPESEITVEKFEIEPKRTVLINHLRGQVRANIQRKSKDGEQWKLNTRLVSVGVRGTVFLSNAYQVKGKAVTDVALVKGKVVSNVAKLGGELKTVNLEPGQYFNSTELAAKGQAAIKQLSPEALKALAEKTENMVPKIQDADGNLLNLDKLLRSSFGLPPIAMLPVPVPVPIPIPTPTLGGGGGDEKKEPIEKPAMTTKEEMDKNSRLVIKGAKHKELKDQPWDIRDAIQRHDQLRAEKEECFFWFYKTIPGGGALERFRRERGCDEFDNY is encoded by the coding sequence ATGAAGCTTACGACAGTTTGTATGATATTACTTCTCCCTTTAAGCGTTATGGCCCTGGAAGAATCCAATGACTCAACTGGGCCACAACAAAATGACTCCTCCGCCAAACTCAGTGAAACAAGTTCGAGAGAGCCCGCTGCTGAATCGAATCAAAATTCGAAACAAACTCCACAAGATGAAATAAATAAAGAAAATGAAGATTCTAAAAAGCAACCTGACAAGGCAAAAGAAAAGAGAGATCCAAAACTCGATGCACCAATGGCCATTGCTTCAATTGTAAGAGGAGAAGTTTTCATTGTTCACAAAAAAAAAGATGAATCAAATCAAGATACTGAAGAGCTTAAAGAAATTAAAAAAGACGATCCATTAAATGAGGGGGATCTTGTTCGAACAGGTAGTGCTTCTTTTTTACGCTTAAAAATGAAAGATGAAACAATTCTCAATATTGGCCCCGAATCTGAAATCACCGTCGAAAAATTTGAAATTGAACCAAAGAGAACGGTCTTAATCAATCATCTTCGAGGACAAGTTAGAGCAAATATTCAACGAAAAAGTAAAGATGGTGAACAGTGGAAATTAAACACAAGACTGGTCTCAGTAGGTGTTCGTGGGACGGTCTTTCTTTCAAATGCTTATCAAGTAAAAGGTAAAGCTGTTACAGATGTAGCACTGGTTAAAGGAAAAGTTGTTTCCAATGTTGCAAAGCTTGGAGGCGAATTAAAAACTGTAAACCTAGAACCAGGACAATACTTCAATTCGACAGAACTTGCAGCAAAGGGCCAAGCGGCCATAAAACAGCTCTCTCCTGAGGCGCTTAAGGCCCTCGCTGAAAAAACGGAAAATATGGTTCCCAAAATACAAGATGCTGATGGAAATTTGTTAAATCTCGACAAGCTTCTTAGAAGCTCTTTTGGACTCCCGCCAATTGCGATGCTCCCGGTTCCGGTTCCTGTCCCCATTCCAATACCAACTCCAACTCTTGGTGGAGGTGGAGGTGATGAAAAGAAAGAACCTATTGAGAAGCCGGCCATGACCACAAAAGAAGAAATGGATAAAAACTCTCGCTTGGTTATTAAAGGAGCAAAACATAAAGAGCTTAAAGATCAGCCGTGGGATATTAGAGATGCCATCCAACGCCACGATCAACTAAGAGCAGAAAAGGAAGAATGTTTTTTCTGGTTCTACAAAACAATTCCGGGTGGAGGCGCTCTTGAAAGATTTAGAAGAGAGAGAGGTTGTGATGAATTCGATAATTACTAA
- a CDS encoding 4a-hydroxytetrahydrobiopterin dehydratase yields MQSKVPAVLSDSEIESSLNELDQWSYDQDKKLLFKEFKFKGFLKTMSFVNAVAWEANRLMHHPDMEVGFSRALIQFTTHDAGGVTSNDFNAAKAIDALMS; encoded by the coding sequence ATGCAGTCTAAAGTTCCAGCAGTATTAAGTGATAGTGAAATTGAATCATCTTTAAATGAATTAGATCAATGGTCTTATGACCAAGATAAAAAGCTTCTATTTAAAGAATTTAAGTTCAAAGGTTTTTTAAAAACAATGAGCTTTGTTAATGCTGTGGCATGGGAAGCAAACCGTCTTATGCATCACCCAGATATGGAAGTTGGCTTTTCACGTGCTTTAATCCAGTTTACAACTCATGATGCTGGTGGTGTCACCTCAAATGACTTCAATGCAGCTAAGGCCATTGACGCTCTTATGAGCTAG
- a CDS encoding GNAT family N-acetyltransferase, with protein MLEIKKADRKDMKTIADFIRSSASWYEPFLAEKDLKEHYVDESWMEKNYKKRDFYLGVNNEGKEVGTISMQYFEDYTYLGYIYLDSSEVGKGHGKELIDFAKLKSSKNGQKSMVLIAHPEAKWATKAYEKYGFKKKATNKDEILKFNNGFLGPYYEEGFHLYEYTLG; from the coding sequence ATGTTAGAGATAAAAAAAGCAGACAGAAAAGACATGAAGACCATTGCAGACTTTATTAGATCATCTGCATCTTGGTATGAACCATTTCTCGCAGAAAAAGATCTTAAGGAACATTATGTTGACGAAAGCTGGATGGAAAAGAATTATAAAAAAAGAGATTTCTATCTAGGTGTTAACAATGAAGGAAAAGAAGTCGGAACCATCTCCATGCAATACTTCGAAGATTATACCTATCTTGGTTATATCTATTTAGATTCAAGTGAGGTTGGAAAAGGACATGGAAAAGAGCTCATCGACTTTGCCAAACTTAAATCTTCAAAAAATGGACAAAAAAGTATGGTCCTTATTGCACACCCAGAAGCGAAATGGGCGACTAAGGCCTATGAGAAATACGGATTTAAAAAGAAAGCAACGAATAAAGATGAGATTCTAAAATTTAACAATGGTTTTCTTGGCCCTTATTATGAAGAGGGGTTTCACCTATACGAGTATACATTAGGATAA
- a CDS encoding adenine phosphoribosyltransferase: protein MDIKSLVRTVPNFPHEGIMFRDITTLLKDGEGLKETMRLFKERYENMEFDYIAGIESRGFIIGAALATMLGKGFIPVRKKGKLPAEVISVEYQLEYGTDVLEIHKDALEKGDRVLLMDDLLATGGTAFGAIELIEKLGAEVVEFAVIVDLPELKGIEKLEAKGHKIFKLMEFDGL, encoded by the coding sequence ATGGACATTAAATCCCTTGTAAGAACAGTTCCTAACTTTCCACATGAAGGAATCATGTTTCGTGACATTACAACGCTTTTAAAAGACGGAGAAGGTTTAAAAGAAACGATGCGTCTATTCAAAGAGCGCTATGAGAATATGGAATTTGACTATATTGCAGGTATTGAGTCTCGTGGTTTTATCATTGGGGCAGCTCTGGCGACCATGCTTGGTAAGGGCTTTATTCCAGTTAGAAAGAAAGGCAAGCTCCCAGCTGAAGTGATTAGTGTCGAGTATCAACTTGAGTATGGCACAGACGTACTAGAGATTCATAAAGATGCCCTTGAAAAAGGGGATAGGGTTCTTCTCATGGATGATCTATTAGCAACTGGAGGAACGGCTTTTGGCGCTATTGAGCTTATTGAAAAGCTTGGGGCCGAAGTTGTCGAATTTGCCGTTATTGTTGATCTTCCTGAGCTCAAAGGAATTGAAAAACTAGAGGCCAAAGGTCACAAGATCTTCAAGCTTATGGAATTTGACGGGCTATAG
- the phhA gene encoding phenylalanine 4-monooxygenase, translated as MEKHVYVAREADENGEIHYTDHEHETWSILIKRQKEVIKNRACDEYVKGVEILDFPEDRIPRWQDINEKLEAITGWGVAPVPAVIPALDFFNLLANKKFPVASFIRIREELDYLQEPDLFHEFFGHCPLLTNQAYADFMERYAKIALQVSTKERNQLFRLFWFTIEFGLIKTEQGLKIFGGGILSSFEETIYALESEIPKRVPMDPLEALRTPFRIDIKQPIYFILENIDQLYRVIDGNILDLLHKAQELGNFPPMFEPKKKKSTVASEGGYAV; from the coding sequence ATGGAAAAGCACGTTTACGTCGCGCGCGAAGCTGACGAAAATGGTGAAATACACTACACTGATCACGAACACGAAACGTGGTCAATTCTTATAAAGCGACAAAAAGAAGTCATTAAAAATAGAGCTTGTGATGAGTATGTGAAGGGAGTTGAGATTTTAGACTTTCCTGAGGATCGCATACCTCGTTGGCAAGATATCAATGAAAAATTAGAGGCCATCACTGGATGGGGTGTCGCACCTGTGCCAGCAGTTATTCCGGCCCTTGATTTCTTTAATCTACTAGCAAATAAAAAATTTCCTGTTGCAAGCTTTATTCGCATTCGCGAAGAGCTTGATTATTTACAAGAGCCGGATCTCTTTCACGAGTTCTTTGGGCACTGTCCACTCTTAACAAATCAGGCCTATGCAGACTTCATGGAGCGTTATGCAAAGATTGCGCTTCAAGTAAGTACTAAGGAGAGAAATCAACTTTTTAGATTGTTTTGGTTTACCATTGAGTTTGGTCTCATCAAGACAGAGCAGGGCCTAAAGATTTTTGGAGGAGGAATTCTCTCATCATTTGAAGAGACAATTTACGCTCTCGAATCAGAGATTCCAAAGAGAGTTCCAATGGACCCACTTGAGGCCCTGAGAACACCTTTTAGAATTGATATAAAACAACCGATCTATTTTATTTTAGAAAATATTGATCAGCTTTATCGTGTAATTGATGGAAATATTCTTGATCTCCTTCATAAGGCCCAAGAGCTAGGAAATTTTCCACCAATGTTTGAACCTAAGAAAAAGAAATCAACAGTGGCCAGTGAGGGTGGATATGCAGTCTAA
- a CDS encoding response regulator yields the protein MIEDDKITIVLVDDEDDVRSLYLTILEEVLPSAEIFEAKDGLEALNLIMAVEPDLVISDIKMPNMDGRRLLKISREFRKSCHFVFISGYGKDYLYEFLRYGAFDVLEKPLNLDEIEECLSRVLYFIKYKRQTETKIAEALLADGVDEKKIAAILQLQEKLLKERYTNLLNEDIRERDEDDEDYFPEGGNVM from the coding sequence ATGATTGAAGATGATAAAATTACCATTGTACTTGTAGATGATGAAGATGATGTACGATCTTTATATTTAACTATTCTTGAAGAGGTTCTTCCAAGTGCGGAAATCTTCGAGGCTAAAGATGGTCTTGAGGCGCTCAATTTAATCATGGCCGTAGAGCCCGATCTCGTAATCTCTGATATTAAAATGCCTAATATGGACGGCCGTCGTCTCTTAAAAATCTCAAGAGAGTTTAGAAAGAGCTGTCACTTTGTCTTTATCTCTGGTTATGGAAAAGACTATCTCTACGAATTTCTTCGTTATGGTGCTTTTGATGTTCTTGAAAAGCCACTTAATCTTGATGAAATTGAAGAATGCTTAAGCCGTGTTCTCTATTTTATTAAATACAAAAGACAAACTGAAACAAAAATTGCAGAGGCCCTTCTCGCTGATGGCGTCGATGAGAAGAAAATTGCAGCGATTTTACAATTGCAAGAGAAGCTTCTTAAGGAGCGCTACACTAATTTACTCAATGAAGACATTAGAGAGCGCGATGAAGATGATGAGGACTACTTCCCTGAGGGTGGAAATGTCATGTAG
- a CDS encoding histone deacetylase family protein gives MKNKMPVFFHTKQLEFHPKYEWALGNRIKHPETTKRAESIFREIKKNNDLFEIFQPEKIPLSSIRDCHHYHLITLYNTAASMPDDQTFYPSVFPQKNKLSPDPTNLYHAGFFCFDSGTPLNNKTISAASWSAASAFYAADTVLKEKSKYAYALSRPPGHHASKDSYGGYCYFNNAAIAAKKLKKKGRVAIIDIDFHHGNGTQELFYNDDKVLTISIHGDPREYFPYFLGFPSEIGSGKGEGFNLNIILDKETRYNKYEQTLKQTVLPLIKRFEADYLIISAGFDTYELDPIGNFKIKTSDYQKMGKLIKTLDLPTVILQEGGYYTKDLGKNTVSFLKGFF, from the coding sequence ATGAAAAACAAAATGCCCGTTTTCTTTCACACAAAACAATTGGAATTTCATCCCAAATACGAATGGGCACTTGGAAACCGTATAAAACACCCTGAAACGACAAAGAGAGCTGAATCTATTTTTAGGGAAATCAAAAAAAATAATGATCTCTTTGAAATCTTTCAACCTGAAAAAATCCCCCTCAGCTCAATTAGAGATTGTCATCACTATCACTTGATAACACTTTATAATACAGCAGCAAGTATGCCAGATGATCAAACGTTTTATCCAAGTGTGTTTCCTCAGAAAAACAAACTTTCGCCTGATCCAACGAATCTCTATCACGCAGGCTTTTTCTGTTTTGACTCTGGGACTCCTCTTAACAATAAAACTATCTCGGCCGCTAGTTGGTCCGCGGCCAGTGCCTTTTATGCAGCAGATACAGTATTAAAAGAAAAATCAAAATACGCCTATGCCCTATCAAGACCTCCAGGACACCATGCCAGTAAAGATAGTTATGGCGGATATTGCTACTTTAATAATGCCGCTATAGCAGCAAAGAAGTTGAAGAAAAAAGGAAGAGTTGCCATTATTGATATTGATTTTCATCACGGTAATGGAACACAAGAGCTCTTTTACAATGACGATAAAGTTCTCACCATCTCCATTCACGGAGACCCACGAGAGTACTTCCCCTATTTTCTTGGTTTTCCATCAGAAATTGGAAGCGGTAAAGGAGAAGGTTTTAATCTCAATATTATTTTGGATAAAGAAACTCGTTATAACAAATATGAGCAAACTCTTAAACAAACAGTTCTTCCTCTCATCAAACGCTTTGAAGCGGATTACCTTATTATCTCTGCAGGTTTTGATACTTACGAACTAGACCCTATCGGTAATTTTAAAATCAAAACGAGTGACTATCAAAAAATGGGAAAACTTATAAAGACTCTAGATCTCCCAACTGTCATTTTACAAGAAGGTGGCTACTACACAAAAGACTTAGGAAAAAATACTGTTAGTTTTTTAAAAGGTTTTTTCTAA
- a CDS encoding dodecin → MPDHTYKKVEIVGASHESIESAVQNAYEKASQSIHKLRWFEIQEIRGNFEDGKPLYQVTMKVGFRLDD, encoded by the coding sequence ATGCCTGATCACACTTACAAAAAAGTGGAAATAGTCGGGGCTTCTCATGAGTCAATTGAGTCCGCTGTACAAAATGCCTATGAAAAGGCGTCTCAATCGATTCATAAACTTCGCTGGTTCGAAATTCAAGAAATTCGTGGAAATTTTGAAGATGGTAAACCTCTTTATCAAGTGACGATGAAGGTGGGCTTTCGCCTCGATGACTAA
- a CDS encoding inorganic pyrophosphatase, which yields MSKKHSLVRPNPWHGVELYTSDKKDEVTAYIEIVPTDRVKYELDKDSGFMKVDRPQKFSNIIPCLYGLLPKTYSSKKSAAYAISKTGREDLYGDEDPIDICVLTDEPITHGDILVDCKIIGGFRMLDHGEVDDKIIAVLKDDSTFGDMNDVADCPEKILNKVKHYFLTYKEIPFEGYKPKVEITHLYNKQEALEIIECGIQDYNEEVAPNLQ from the coding sequence ATGTCTAAAAAACATTCACTTGTAAGACCTAACCCATGGCATGGTGTAGAGCTTTACACTAGCGACAAAAAAGATGAAGTAACAGCTTATATTGAGATCGTACCAACAGATAGAGTTAAGTACGAACTTGATAAAGACAGCGGGTTCATGAAAGTTGACCGCCCTCAGAAATTTTCTAATATCATCCCATGTCTTTATGGTCTTCTACCGAAGACATATTCAAGCAAGAAATCTGCGGCCTATGCAATTTCAAAAACGGGAAGAGAAGATCTTTACGGTGATGAAGATCCAATCGATATTTGTGTTCTTACTGATGAGCCAATCACACACGGTGATATCCTAGTTGATTGTAAAATCATTGGTGGTTTCAGAATGCTAGACCATGGTGAAGTAGATGATAAAATCATCGCTGTTCTAAAAGATGATTCTACTTTTGGTGACATGAATGATGTTGCTGATTGCCCAGAGAAAATTCTTAATAAGGTTAAGCACTACTTCCTTACTTACAAAGAAATCCCTTTTGAAGGATACAAGCCTAAAGTAGAGATTACTCATCTCTACAATAAGCAAGAAGCACTTGAAATTATCGAATGTGGTATTCAAGACTACAACGAAGAAGTTGCTCCAAATCTACAATAA
- a CDS encoding M20/M25/M40 family metallo-hydrolase, producing MEGLNLLKELVEINSETSNTKGVNAVQNRLKEELSSLGFNVSLIKNPDQSVNSGELLLATKQGRTPRWITFVCHADTVFRTDEFNHQLIFNDDKTKAIAPGIVDNKGGIVILLNALKEVKEDTELGVRVICSPNEETGSPGFHKLFSELGKDSEVVLGLEPALPNGDIITSRKGNRWYDISIEGKRAHSGREHHKGINACVELALKISKIQELTDYERDITVNVGKISGGEKHNVVSDHAMGQLDVRFPCFDTRSDLHQEIEEILSESEVLSAHDKKETDISFEVVDDCPPFKQGPKSKKTFEFYKKCIERIEKRSISSVSVGGAADSNHLNRRSSIVLDGLGAVGGGMHTYEEFIELSSLKTRAQALRNLIESAHQLTTI from the coding sequence TTGGAAGGATTAAACTTACTAAAAGAACTCGTTGAAATTAACAGTGAAACATCGAACACAAAAGGTGTAAACGCTGTTCAAAACAGGCTAAAAGAAGAGCTTTCATCCTTAGGCTTTAATGTCTCATTAATTAAAAACCCTGATCAATCAGTAAATTCGGGAGAACTTCTTCTTGCCACAAAACAGGGAAGAACTCCTCGATGGATTACTTTTGTTTGCCATGCTGATACGGTTTTTCGAACAGATGAATTTAATCATCAACTTATCTTCAACGATGACAAAACAAAGGCCATAGCACCTGGCATTGTCGACAACAAAGGTGGAATCGTTATTCTTCTTAACGCTTTGAAGGAAGTTAAAGAAGACACGGAACTAGGAGTTAGAGTGATCTGCTCGCCCAATGAGGAAACAGGTTCTCCAGGATTTCACAAACTTTTTAGCGAGCTCGGTAAAGATTCTGAAGTTGTCCTCGGCCTTGAGCCAGCACTTCCCAATGGGGATATTATCACTTCAAGAAAAGGAAATCGCTGGTACGACATCTCAATCGAGGGTAAACGAGCTCATTCGGGAAGAGAACATCACAAAGGAATCAATGCGTGTGTAGAGCTGGCCTTAAAAATATCAAAGATTCAAGAGCTTACTGACTATGAAAGAGATATCACTGTTAATGTTGGTAAAATATCGGGTGGTGAAAAGCATAATGTTGTCAGTGACCATGCCATGGGACAATTAGATGTTCGATTCCCCTGCTTTGACACTCGAAGTGATCTTCATCAAGAAATTGAAGAAATTCTTTCAGAAAGTGAAGTTCTCAGTGCTCACGATAAAAAAGAAACAGACATCTCTTTTGAAGTCGTTGATGACTGTCCTCCTTTTAAACAGGGTCCAAAATCAAAAAAGACATTTGAATTTTATAAAAAGTGTATCGAAAGAATTGAGAAGCGTTCGATCTCATCTGTCAGTGTAGGCGGAGCAGCCGATAGTAATCATCTTAATAGAAGAAGTAGCATTGTTCTCGATGGCCTTGGTGCCGTTGGAGGAGGCATGCATACTTACGAAGAGTTTATTGAATTATCGAGTTTAAAAACACGCGCACAGGCACTGAGAAATCTCATAGAAAGCGCACATCAACTCACAACAATCTAA
- a CDS encoding NINE protein, whose translation MNHPILKQRYTNDSHDPIMGYLLIIFGFMGSHRFYYGKPITGSLWFLTFGLLGIGWFIDIFLIPSMDREADQIFREGPINYNVAWLLLTFLGFFGIHRFYMGKFISGALYFLTAGFFGIGVLYDFWTLNQQVSELN comes from the coding sequence ATGAATCATCCAATCTTAAAGCAACGATACACAAACGATTCACATGATCCCATCATGGGTTATCTTCTCATCATTTTTGGTTTTATGGGTTCTCATCGATTTTATTATGGGAAACCAATCACGGGAAGTTTGTGGTTTCTCACTTTCGGTCTATTAGGTATTGGATGGTTTATTGATATCTTCCTCATTCCTTCAATGGATCGAGAGGCTGATCAAATCTTTAGAGAAGGTCCCATTAATTATAATGTTGCCTGGCTACTTCTCACCTTTTTAGGTTTTTTTGGAATTCACCGTTTCTATATGGGAAAATTTATTTCTGGCGCACTCTATTTTCTAACAGCTGGATTCTTTGGTATCGGTGTTCTCTACGATTTTTGGACATTAAATCAACAAGTGAGTGAGCTTAATTAG
- the dtd gene encoding D-aminoacyl-tRNA deacylase yields the protein MKIVVQRSGESRVLVDEQCVGEISKGMVLLICCEVGDDLNTAKKASEKLLKLRIFEDEQGRMNRDIIQSEGQILAISQFTLSWDGKKGNRPSFDGSMEPAKANELFLKICEFLSEKVRVETGKFGASMRVEITNQGPVTFSLSF from the coding sequence ATGAAGATTGTCGTTCAAAGATCTGGAGAGTCTAGAGTTCTCGTTGATGAGCAATGTGTAGGGGAGATTTCAAAGGGAATGGTTCTTCTTATATGTTGTGAAGTGGGCGATGATCTGAATACCGCTAAGAAGGCAAGTGAGAAGCTCCTAAAGCTTAGAATATTTGAAGATGAACAGGGACGAATGAATAGAGATATTATTCAAAGTGAGGGGCAAATTCTTGCGATCAGTCAGTTTACTCTCTCTTGGGATGGAAAAAAGGGCAATAGGCCATCTTTTGATGGGTCTATGGAGCCGGCAAAGGCGAACGAACTCTTTTTGAAGATATGCGAATTCTTATCGGAAAAGGTAAGGGTGGAAACAGGAAAGTTTGGGGCCTCAATGCGCGTTGAAATTACGAACCAAGGCCCTGTTACTTTTAGCTTAAGCTTTTAG
- a CDS encoding NAD(P)/FAD-dependent oxidoreductase — MTKKIYDIAIIGAGSAGVMAALRGVLNNDRVILFPGNIKNKRRSRAKWVKKVENIPGFLNFSKGIEDPNKQTINFIKRSEYADNLTLLENTGIQRLEKQDDLFLLKDSENKNHYARHIVLATGVMDVQPHINGSIKPIFKFANKQQVDYCLRCDGHHIKGKETTVIGHTDSAAWVAIMLYERYSPPTMTILTNGQESKFSDETKKLIDLYKIDVIEDEIIDLRGEVETGLEGYILDSGHYVHSDFTFISLGMIVYNELALQLGAEVDQRGFVITNDKGESSIENLYIAGDLRAGIKKQIYSAWDSAVDSLDDINRKLRLRKRKDALKKSAHMNYL, encoded by the coding sequence ATGACAAAGAAGATCTATGATATTGCAATTATTGGAGCGGGTTCAGCAGGAGTCATGGCCGCATTGAGAGGAGTTCTCAATAACGATCGAGTAATACTCTTTCCTGGAAACATAAAAAATAAAAGGCGCTCACGAGCAAAGTGGGTAAAAAAAGTCGAAAATATTCCTGGCTTTTTAAATTTTAGCAAAGGGATAGAAGATCCAAATAAGCAGACAATCAATTTTATCAAACGAAGTGAATATGCCGACAACCTTACCCTACTAGAAAACACAGGTATTCAGAGACTTGAAAAACAAGATGATCTTTTTCTACTAAAAGACTCTGAAAACAAAAATCACTATGCTCGTCATATAGTTCTTGCAACTGGGGTAATGGATGTACAACCGCATATAAATGGATCGATTAAACCGATCTTCAAATTCGCAAATAAGCAACAAGTCGATTACTGTTTGCGCTGTGATGGACACCATATTAAAGGCAAAGAGACAACTGTGATCGGTCATACAGATAGTGCCGCTTGGGTAGCGATTATGCTCTATGAGCGATACTCTCCTCCAACGATGACTATTTTAACAAATGGCCAAGAGTCTAAGTTTTCGGATGAAACAAAGAAATTAATAGATCTTTATAAAATTGATGTCATCGAAGATGAGATCATCGATTTAAGAGGCGAAGTTGAAACGGGGCTCGAAGGCTATATTCTTGATTCCGGTCATTATGTTCACAGTGATTTTACTTTCATCTCCCTAGGAATGATTGTTTATAACGAATTAGCACTTCAACTTGGTGCAGAAGTTGACCAAAGGGGTTTTGTTATAACGAATGACAAAGGTGAAAGTAGTATAGAAAATCTCTACATCGCGGGAGATCTTCGCGCAGGCATAAAAAAGCAAATTTACTCGGCCTGGGATAGTGCCGTTGACTCACTTGATGATATCAATAGAAAGTTAAGATTAAGAAAAAGAAAAGATGCGCTGAAAAAAAGTGCTCATATGAATTATCTTTGA